A stretch of Usitatibacter palustris DNA encodes these proteins:
- a CDS encoding fimbria/pilus outer membrane usher protein → MRVAIDRRIAALLLAAAAFAASPARAALVETAAALERIPVHATLNEAMKGELFAWRDSDGIWISAEDLARIGVPTEGTELRVINGRPHARVDRLEGVVAALDEATLTLAFTVEPALMQAQLFDLSRAEKLEITPSKGVSGYLNYDLSAERADGASAYSGRLLANLAAGGWLARTEHQTTQAAGVTQNYRIQTFVQRDWAPEMLRFIAGDFDTRSGSLSRGYSLGGISFGRAFDLHPGLVTSPTARLTGIASSASTAEIFVDGVQIATRQLQPGPYDFRNLQDFAGLRNVEVVIRDATGVRERLRIPFYFTERLLSKGLTDFNVSYGAERSASLDSYGAGVFSGYVFHGFTDRITLGVEAQRSPGYSFGAIAAGLRADPIGVFSAQVGAQRLGDADVALAGQFAWNYTRGGTTLRALARGFEAGYNARTVAPGTPGQLDVAPRLRREATVGWDQGLGWTLMLSLSATDRRYFNALPQRDYGVSLSSGFFGIGNLVASVLRTCITNTFCTTQAGASFSMTLGEPYGATAGWRRDADGGQTSYVQADRNVPLGEGYGWRAGAQQTPTSREAQADATFRMRHGVINAAARGARLDDGTRSEAYRAGVEGAFACVGKSCHLTQPVTDSFAVVELNGVEGVRVSRNNELIGSTDSQGEVLIANVPVLTRNDIAIADEDIPISISVPANRQVLVPAQGVGYRVRFDLHPILSVVGRLVRDHNGVKVEVENTELIVRSERADSLRARTGKGGWFQFDQVEPGRYHLTADLEEGPCGVHVEVPAERTAVFRMGEVKCEIAAQF, encoded by the coding sequence ATGCGTGTCGCAATTGATCGCCGCATCGCGGCGCTGCTTCTAGCGGCCGCCGCGTTCGCTGCCAGCCCGGCTCGCGCGGCCCTCGTCGAGACTGCCGCCGCGCTCGAGCGCATTCCCGTCCACGCCACGCTCAACGAAGCGATGAAGGGCGAGCTCTTCGCCTGGCGTGACAGCGATGGGATCTGGATTTCGGCGGAAGACCTCGCGCGCATCGGTGTTCCCACGGAAGGTACGGAGCTGCGCGTCATCAATGGCCGTCCGCACGCGCGTGTCGATCGCCTCGAGGGTGTGGTCGCGGCGCTCGACGAGGCAACGCTCACGCTCGCATTCACGGTCGAACCCGCGCTCATGCAGGCGCAACTCTTCGATCTTTCGCGCGCCGAGAAGCTCGAGATCACGCCTTCGAAGGGCGTGTCCGGATACCTGAACTACGATCTGTCCGCCGAGCGCGCCGACGGCGCATCCGCCTACTCCGGGCGCTTGCTCGCGAACCTGGCGGCGGGCGGCTGGCTCGCGCGGACCGAGCACCAGACCACTCAGGCCGCCGGCGTGACCCAGAACTACCGCATCCAGACATTCGTGCAGCGCGACTGGGCGCCCGAGATGCTGCGCTTCATAGCCGGTGACTTCGACACGCGCTCGGGCTCGCTCTCGCGCGGCTATTCGCTCGGGGGGATTTCGTTCGGCCGCGCCTTCGACCTGCACCCGGGGCTCGTCACTTCTCCGACCGCGCGCCTCACGGGGATTGCCTCGAGCGCATCGACCGCCGAGATTTTCGTCGATGGCGTGCAGATCGCGACCCGGCAACTGCAGCCGGGCCCCTACGACTTCCGCAACCTCCAGGACTTCGCGGGGTTGCGCAACGTCGAAGTCGTGATCCGCGATGCGACGGGCGTGCGCGAGCGGCTGCGCATTCCTTTCTACTTCACGGAGCGGCTGCTCTCGAAGGGGCTCACCGACTTCAACGTGTCCTATGGCGCGGAGCGTTCGGCTTCGCTCGACTCGTATGGCGCCGGCGTCTTTTCCGGCTATGTGTTCCACGGATTCACCGATCGCATCACGCTGGGTGTCGAGGCCCAGCGAAGCCCGGGTTATTCCTTCGGCGCGATCGCCGCGGGCCTGCGCGCCGATCCGATCGGCGTCTTCTCGGCGCAGGTGGGCGCGCAGCGCCTGGGCGATGCGGATGTGGCACTCGCGGGACAGTTCGCCTGGAACTACACGCGTGGCGGAACGACGTTGCGCGCGCTCGCGCGCGGATTCGAAGCCGGATACAACGCCAGGACCGTGGCACCGGGAACCCCGGGGCAACTCGATGTTGCGCCGAGGCTGCGGCGCGAAGCCACCGTCGGCTGGGACCAAGGCCTCGGCTGGACGCTCATGCTTTCGCTCTCGGCGACCGATCGCCGGTACTTCAATGCACTCCCGCAACGGGATTACGGCGTGAGTCTCTCTTCGGGGTTCTTCGGCATCGGAAACCTGGTGGCATCGGTGCTCCGCACCTGCATCACGAACACGTTCTGCACGACCCAGGCCGGTGCCAGCTTTTCGATGACGCTCGGCGAGCCTTACGGCGCCACCGCGGGCTGGCGCCGCGATGCCGACGGCGGCCAGACGTCGTACGTGCAAGCCGATCGCAACGTGCCGCTGGGTGAGGGTTACGGCTGGCGCGCAGGCGCGCAGCAAACCCCGACATCGCGCGAGGCCCAGGCCGACGCGACATTCCGCATGCGCCACGGCGTGATCAACGCTGCAGCACGCGGCGCGAGGCTCGATGACGGCACCCGCAGCGAGGCCTACCGGGCCGGCGTGGAGGGCGCGTTTGCATGCGTCGGCAAGTCGTGCCACCTGACGCAGCCCGTGACGGACTCGTTCGCGGTGGTCGAGTTGAACGGCGTCGAGGGCGTGCGCGTATCGCGCAACAACGAGCTTATCGGCAGCACGGATTCGCAGGGCGAGGTGCTCATCGCCAACGTCCCGGTGCTTACGCGCAACGACATCGCGATCGCCGACGAGGACATCCCCATCTCCATCTCGGTGCCGGCCAATCGGCAGGTGCTCGTGCCCGCGCAGGGGGTGGGCTATCGCGTTCGCTTCGATCTGCATCCCATCCTGTCGGTCGTCGGCAGGCTGGTGCGCGATCACAATGGCGTCAAGGTCGAAGTGGAGAACACGGAGCTGATCGTGCGGAGCGAGCGCGCCGATTCGCTGCGCGCCCGCACCGGCAAGGGTGGCTGGTTCCAGTTCGACCAGGTCGAGCCTGGCCGCTACCACCTGACGGCGGACCTGGAGGAGGGCCCTTGTGGCGTGCATGTCGAGGTACCGGCCGAACGAACGGCGGTGTTCAGGATGGGCGAGGTGAAATGTGAGATCGCGGCGCAGTTCTGA
- a CDS encoding spore coat protein U domain-containing protein, whose product MRVRAGMSLLAFALAASADQANMDVGAEVIGTCKINQATSIDFGDLEQSANSPNRIAHGNVLFWCSKGLRYTIKVDNGLHSNKGTRRMKGEAATNTLEYLSYELRPRSTEHGNGLGPQYPEVFEMEAEVKGENYDPLSVGPLRDTIVVTISP is encoded by the coding sequence ATGAGGGTCCGCGCCGGCATGAGTCTCCTCGCGTTCGCCCTCGCTGCGTCCGCGGACCAGGCGAACATGGACGTGGGCGCGGAAGTCATCGGCACGTGCAAGATCAACCAGGCCACGTCGATCGACTTCGGCGACCTCGAGCAGAGTGCCAATTCGCCGAACCGGATCGCGCACGGGAACGTGCTCTTCTGGTGCAGCAAGGGTCTTCGCTACACGATCAAGGTCGACAACGGACTGCACTCCAATAAGGGGACGCGGCGCATGAAGGGCGAGGCCGCGACCAACACGCTCGAATACCTGAGCTACGAACTGCGGCCGCGCAGCACCGAACACGGCAATGGACTGGGCCCGCAGTACCCCGAAGTCTTCGAAATGGAAGCCGAGGTGAAGGGCGAGAACTACGATCCCCTTTCCGTCGGTCCCTTGCGCGACACCATCGTCGTGACCATCAGCCCATGA
- a CDS encoding spore coat protein U domain-containing protein encodes MRKRKLATCTALFAIALPVFAADTSVDVRANIKGICVIDSITAIDFGDLEQGTTAPDRNAPGSVRYWCTKGLVYSVTLGNGNNATGSQRRMKGVAVTNSAEFLPYDLTSGSPATGTGAGPGAPVTLTLTGSVRGADYNLLSVGQLLDTVVVTIAP; translated from the coding sequence ATGCGCAAACGCAAACTTGCAACCTGCACCGCCCTCTTCGCCATTGCCCTTCCCGTGTTTGCCGCCGATACCAGCGTCGACGTGCGCGCGAACATCAAGGGCATCTGCGTGATCGACTCGATCACGGCGATCGATTTCGGCGACCTCGAGCAGGGCACCACTGCGCCCGATCGCAACGCGCCCGGCAGCGTTCGGTATTGGTGCACCAAGGGCCTCGTGTACTCCGTGACCCTGGGCAACGGGAACAACGCCACGGGTTCGCAGCGCCGGATGAAGGGCGTGGCCGTGACGAACTCAGCCGAGTTCCTGCCGTATGACCTCACGTCCGGGTCGCCCGCCACGGGGACGGGAGCGGGGCCCGGTGCTCCGGTGACGCTCACCCTCACCGGCAGCGTAAGGGGCGCGGACTACAACCTGCTCTCGGTCGGCCAACTCCTCGACACCGTCGTCGTCACCATCGCTCCTTGA
- a CDS encoding UBP-type zinc finger domain-containing protein has product MANCDHRDSIKITEPATRTCAQCEAMGDRWVHLRLCMACGNVGCCDSSKNKHATAHFRETGHPIVRSIEPGESWKWCYVDSTVVE; this is encoded by the coding sequence ATGGCGAATTGCGATCATCGCGATTCCATCAAGATCACCGAACCGGCAACCCGGACCTGCGCCCAGTGCGAAGCGATGGGCGATCGCTGGGTCCACCTGCGGCTGTGCATGGCCTGCGGAAACGTCGGCTGCTGCGACAGTTCGAAGAACAAGCACGCGACCGCGCACTTCCGCGAGACCGGGCACCCGATCGTCCGCTCGATCGAACCGGGCGAGAGCTGGAAGTGGTGCTACGTCGATTCGACGGTGGTGGAGTAG
- a CDS encoding WD40/YVTN/BNR-like repeat-containing protein, which translates to MGRPLFRLSVWVALAALSLPIDDAQAQGRLSPNKKKEGESADYALRRAQAFHDLYAGSEEKSEVANAKRTFSARTIGQPAAIGRPLPIYYPSVNRDAKLNALTAGAPAVRFPGSTFRTMTPGAPPQPGIVWRNLGPTNTAGRVSSLAVDPHDPKTIYRGTAGGGLWRSRDGGVTWTPLTDSLGNLSIGAVALAPKSKPEDPQVIYMGTGEGVVAIDGIDGIGFLRSPDGGETWDLPVSVSATKFFAINVHPAKSMEVLVATSGGIQKSTDGGKTWATKLANVYGTDLARLPGAPQTVLATVWDVATANQTGRGFIYRSTDGGDSWTKVAGAGLGIFDAEAGRMALAVSISKPGVAYVLAASAQGDSKDCRQDPVDQTGVYRSEDGGQTWSFRSNPITGSCDADGHDSILGGQGWYATAITVSPTDPNVLVAGGLDVWRSADGGGSWTKQSRWHEEKTSPTYSHADIHAFAWAGNRLLIGDDGGVGTSSDVARSFSRLDKGITTKQYYSLGISPTDRDLLIGGAQDNGTDIRIGASAEFLEVIGGDGFAVAVNAKDPKVLYGSVYNSRIFRSTDGGKKFSEISPKYSRGERRPFITPLTMDPNNSSVLYTGSHLLWKTADGGTTWSKTSETDLADAFGGNGYLTKVAVASLNSQFLLASASNGTVKLSKDGGASWTLQTGLPGSYTTHVEFDPKSLDVFYATYTASSPGGLVYKTIDGGKSFTRVDRGLPRVPVHVLRVDPKDQRILYVGTDVGLYRSTDGGAQWDRYVKDLPAVSIWDIAILSDRSAMRLASHGRGFFEIKLP; encoded by the coding sequence ATGGGCCGCCCTCTCTTCAGGCTTTCGGTATGGGTCGCGCTCGCGGCGTTGAGTCTCCCCATCGATGACGCTCAGGCGCAGGGACGCCTGAGCCCGAACAAGAAGAAGGAGGGTGAATCGGCCGACTACGCGTTGAGGCGGGCGCAAGCCTTCCACGACTTGTATGCGGGCTCCGAGGAAAAGTCCGAGGTGGCGAACGCGAAGCGAACGTTCTCCGCGCGCACAATTGGCCAACCGGCAGCGATCGGGCGCCCATTGCCGATCTACTACCCTTCCGTCAATCGTGATGCGAAGTTGAATGCGCTCACCGCCGGCGCCCCGGCGGTCCGATTTCCCGGATCGACATTCAGGACGATGACCCCCGGAGCGCCTCCGCAGCCGGGGATCGTGTGGAGGAACCTGGGACCTACCAACACCGCAGGACGCGTGTCCTCGCTTGCGGTCGATCCCCACGATCCGAAGACCATCTATCGAGGCACGGCAGGCGGCGGGCTCTGGCGTTCAAGGGATGGCGGGGTCACGTGGACGCCGCTGACCGACAGCCTGGGAAATCTTTCGATCGGCGCCGTCGCGCTCGCGCCGAAATCGAAGCCGGAAGATCCACAGGTCATCTACATGGGCACCGGTGAAGGGGTCGTCGCGATCGACGGCATCGATGGGATCGGGTTCCTGCGATCACCTGATGGTGGCGAGACGTGGGATCTCCCCGTGTCCGTGAGTGCCACCAAGTTCTTCGCGATCAACGTTCACCCGGCGAAATCAATGGAGGTCCTGGTGGCCACCTCCGGCGGAATCCAGAAATCGACCGACGGTGGCAAGACGTGGGCGACGAAGCTCGCGAATGTGTATGGAACGGATCTCGCGAGGCTTCCCGGTGCGCCGCAGACGGTTCTGGCGACGGTGTGGGATGTCGCGACGGCGAACCAGACCGGCCGCGGTTTCATCTATCGGTCGACCGATGGCGGCGACTCGTGGACAAAGGTGGCCGGCGCGGGCCTTGGAATCTTCGACGCGGAAGCTGGACGAATGGCGCTGGCCGTCTCGATCAGCAAACCGGGAGTGGCGTATGTCCTTGCGGCCTCGGCCCAGGGTGACTCGAAGGACTGTCGGCAGGATCCCGTCGACCAGACGGGCGTCTATCGCTCGGAGGATGGCGGGCAGACATGGTCGTTCAGGTCCAATCCGATCACGGGATCCTGTGATGCCGATGGCCACGATTCAATTCTCGGCGGCCAAGGGTGGTACGCAACGGCCATCACGGTATCGCCCACGGACCCCAACGTGCTTGTCGCCGGCGGCCTGGATGTCTGGAGGTCCGCGGACGGTGGCGGATCCTGGACCAAGCAGTCGCGTTGGCACGAAGAGAAAACGAGTCCCACGTACTCGCACGCCGACATCCATGCATTCGCCTGGGCCGGAAACCGATTGCTCATCGGGGATGATGGGGGCGTCGGTACCAGCTCCGACGTCGCGCGGAGCTTCTCGCGCCTGGACAAGGGAATCACGACGAAGCAGTACTACTCGCTCGGCATCTCTCCCACCGATCGTGACCTGCTGATCGGTGGCGCGCAGGACAATGGGACGGACATCCGCATCGGCGCGAGCGCGGAGTTCCTCGAGGTGATCGGTGGCGATGGCTTCGCGGTGGCGGTCAACGCGAAGGATCCGAAGGTGCTCTATGGGTCGGTCTATAACTCGCGCATCTTTCGCTCCACCGATGGCGGAAAGAAGTTCAGCGAGATCTCGCCGAAATACTCACGCGGCGAACGTCGCCCGTTCATCACGCCCCTCACAATGGATCCCAACAACTCCTCGGTGCTCTACACCGGCTCGCACCTTCTCTGGAAGACGGCCGACGGCGGCACCACCTGGAGCAAGACCTCCGAGACCGATCTCGCGGATGCTTTTGGCGGCAATGGATACCTCACCAAGGTCGCCGTGGCGAGTTTGAACTCGCAGTTCCTGCTCGCCTCCGCGAGCAATGGGACCGTGAAGCTCAGCAAGGACGGAGGCGCGAGCTGGACACTGCAGACCGGCTTGCCTGGGAGCTACACGACGCACGTTGAGTTCGATCCCAAGTCGCTCGACGTCTTCTATGCCACCTACACCGCATCGTCCCCCGGAGGACTCGTCTACAAGACGATCGACGGCGGCAAGTCCTTCACGCGGGTGGATCGCGGCCTGCCCCGGGTTCCGGTCCACGTGCTGCGCGTGGATCCGAAGGATCAACGCATCCTGTATGTCGGGACCGACGTCGGCCTGTATCGATCCACGGACGGCGGCGCTCAATGGGACAGGTACGTGAAGGACCTTCCGGCCGTGAGCATCTGGGACATCGCGATCCTTTCGGATCGATCGGCGATGCGCCTGGCAAGCCACGGCCGCGGGTTCTTTGAAATCAAGCTTCCCTGA
- a CDS encoding caspase family protein: protein MLKRLALVAGCSVLAGVCLLAKAEGTEPRVALVIGNYSYPVGPLKNPGNDADGVADTLIAIGFDVIKKKNLTQPEMVSAVNEFYDRLRPGSLALVYYSGHGMEVRGVNYLLPVDVRLRFETDVDVEGIRLNWILQKLADAGTDTNIVVLDACRNNPFENRLRSGVSRGLAQIVLPAATRTNGTFVAYATAPGSVADDGSGEYGRYTSEFISIVPKTPEQVELVFRAIRNRVIEESREQQQPWDATSLRKPVYLARQISIKDAEMYVSNPLNRFAKIGPIFSASFLMPEGWVMRGPVESVANLDSGATPGKQQIVVRAPPGDTKLENPTILCDPEPCKGKLVSVELADDKKTAVATYEPAIGETAKVRLKVDAYDWRRVGVFNAKSGFIESTSQAMLTSEEARKAVQAIRY, encoded by the coding sequence ATGCTGAAGCGACTCGCCCTCGTGGCTGGATGCTCTGTCCTCGCAGGCGTGTGCCTGCTTGCGAAAGCTGAGGGCACGGAACCTCGGGTCGCCTTGGTCATCGGCAACTACTCCTACCCGGTTGGCCCCCTCAAGAATCCTGGAAATGATGCCGACGGCGTAGCCGATACGTTGATCGCCATCGGCTTCGACGTTATCAAGAAGAAAAACCTGACTCAGCCGGAGATGGTGAGCGCGGTCAACGAATTCTACGACCGGCTGCGTCCCGGCTCCCTGGCGCTCGTCTACTACTCGGGCCACGGAATGGAGGTTAGAGGTGTCAACTACCTTCTTCCCGTGGATGTTCGCCTGCGCTTCGAGACCGACGTCGATGTCGAGGGGATACGGCTGAACTGGATCCTGCAGAAACTCGCGGACGCCGGCACTGACACGAACATCGTTGTATTGGATGCGTGCCGGAACAACCCCTTCGAAAACCGGCTGAGGAGTGGCGTGTCACGAGGCCTCGCTCAGATCGTGCTTCCAGCTGCAACACGAACCAACGGAACCTTCGTGGCCTATGCGACTGCACCCGGCAGTGTCGCCGATGACGGGAGTGGCGAGTACGGACGGTACACAAGCGAGTTCATCTCGATCGTGCCGAAGACGCCCGAACAGGTCGAGCTCGTCTTTCGGGCGATTCGAAACCGCGTCATCGAGGAGAGCAGGGAGCAGCAACAGCCGTGGGACGCGACGTCGCTGCGCAAGCCCGTGTATCTCGCTCGCCAGATATCGATCAAGGACGCGGAGATGTACGTCAGCAATCCCCTGAATCGGTTCGCGAAGATTGGTCCGATCTTCTCGGCCTCGTTCCTGATGCCGGAGGGTTGGGTGATGCGTGGGCCCGTCGAGTCGGTCGCGAACCTCGACTCAGGGGCGACGCCCGGGAAGCAACAGATTGTGGTGCGTGCGCCCCCAGGGGATACCAAGCTCGAGAACCCGACCATCCTGTGCGATCCCGAGCCTTGCAAGGGAAAGCTCGTTTCCGTCGAGCTGGCGGACGACAAGAAGACTGCAGTCGCGACGTACGAGCCCGCCATCGGCGAAACCGCAAAAGTCCGCCTGAAGGTTGACGCGTACGACTGGCGTCGAGTCGGCGTGTTCAACGCGAAATCCGGCTTCATCGAAAGCACTTCACAGGCGATGTTGACCTCGGAAGAGGCACGCAAGGCCGTTCAGGCTATCCGGTACTGA
- a CDS encoding SDR family oxidoreductase, which translates to MQEKVAIVTAGGSGMGAAAAHKLAADGFHVAILSSSGKGEALAADLGGLGVTGSNQNPVDLNRLVDATLERWGRIDVLVNSAGHGPRAPVLELTDEQWRTGMDVYLMNVIRPTRLVTPTMVKQKSGVIINISTAWAFEPSAMFPTSAVFRAGLAAFTKLFADQYAGDNVRMNNVLPGWIDSLPAQDARRDTVPMKRYGTSEEIAATISFLASTGAAYITGQNIKVDGGLMRGV; encoded by the coding sequence ATGCAAGAGAAAGTCGCGATCGTGACGGCGGGTGGCAGCGGGATGGGCGCGGCGGCGGCGCACAAGCTCGCGGCCGATGGCTTCCATGTCGCCATCCTCTCGTCGTCGGGAAAGGGTGAAGCGCTCGCCGCCGACCTGGGTGGCCTGGGCGTAACGGGATCGAACCAGAATCCGGTGGACCTCAATCGCCTGGTGGATGCGACGCTCGAACGATGGGGCCGCATCGACGTGCTGGTGAACAGCGCGGGCCACGGGCCGCGCGCGCCGGTGCTCGAGCTCACCGACGAGCAGTGGCGCACGGGCATGGACGTCTACTTGATGAACGTGATCCGCCCGACTCGGCTGGTGACGCCGACGATGGTGAAGCAGAAGAGTGGCGTGATCATCAACATCTCGACGGCGTGGGCGTTCGAGCCGAGTGCGATGTTTCCGACGTCAGCGGTGTTTCGCGCGGGGCTTGCCGCGTTCACGAAGCTGTTCGCGGATCAGTACGCGGGCGACAACGTGCGGATGAACAACGTGCTGCCCGGATGGATCGACAGCCTGCCCGCGCAGGATGCTCGCCGCGATACGGTGCCGATGAAGCGCTACGGCACGAGCGAGGAGATCGCCGCGACGATCTCGTTCCTCGCCTCAACGGGCGCGGCGTACATCACCGGCCAGAACATCAAGGTCGACGGCGGCTTGATGCGCGGGGTCTAG
- a CDS encoding lmo0937 family membrane protein: MLYTIAVILIILWLLGLVSSYTLGGFIHVLLVVALVVILVNFISGRKTL; this comes from the coding sequence ATGCTTTATACGATCGCCGTCATCCTCATCATCCTCTGGCTGCTGGGCCTCGTGAGCTCGTACACGCTGGGGGGCTTCATCCACGTCCTCCTCGTCGTCGCGCTCGTGGTCATACTGGTCAACTTCATCAGCGGGCGCAAAACCCTCTGA
- a CDS encoding IPTL-CTERM sorting domain-containing protein: MQFVRRVTAVPTLSEWAVVLLGLLMLGFACVGPRRQT, translated from the coding sequence GTGCAGTTCGTACGTCGCGTGACTGCGGTTCCGACGCTCTCGGAATGGGCGGTCGTGCTGCTCGGACTGCTCATGCTCGGATTCGCCTGCGTAGGACCACGCCGACAGACCTGA